Proteins encoded in a region of the Phoenix dactylifera cultivar Barhee BC4 chromosome 3, palm_55x_up_171113_PBpolish2nd_filt_p, whole genome shotgun sequence genome:
- the LOC103704160 gene encoding laccase-17-like translates to MGFAFPPPTFSMGTFLLALSIFLVLPELSAGITRHYKFDIRLQNLTRLCHTRSAVTVNGQFPGPKIVVREGDRVVVKVVNHIQNNITIHWHGIRQLQSQWADGPAYITQCPIQTGQSYVYDFTITGQRGTLWWHAHHSWLRATVYGPFIILPKRGASYPFPKPHKEVPMLLGEWFNEDPEAIISQALQTGAGPNVSEAHTINGLPGPLYNCSAKDTFKLKVKPGKTYLLRLINAALNDDLYFSIANHSMTVVETDASYVKPFDTDTILIGPGETTNVLLRAKPASPNATFFMAARTYNTGLGTIDNTTVAGLLEYSCTSSSSIKKLPLLKPTLPAINDTAAAANFSTKLRSLASTQFPANVPRTVDRRFYFTVGLGTRPCPKNQTCQGPNGTKFAASINNVSFVFPSMALLQAHYLARSNGVYTSDFPHNPPFPFNYTGTPPNNTFVRNGTRAVVLPFNTNVELVMQDTSIQGAESHPLHLHGYNFFIVGQGSGNYDPVNDPARFNLVDPVERNTAGVPSGGWIAIRFRADNPGVWLMHCHFDVHLSWGLVMAWVVNDGALPGQKLPPPPSDLPKC, encoded by the exons ATGGGTTTCGCTTTTCCTCCTCCAACATTCTCCATGGGAACTTTTCTTCTCGCCCTGAGCATTTTCCTAGTGTTGCCGGAGCTTTCAGCAGGCATCACTAGGCACTACAAGTTCGAT ATAAGGTTGCAGAACCTGACGCGATTGTGCCACACACGGAGCGCGGTGACGGTGAACGGGCAGTTCCCGGGGCCTAAGATTGTTGTAAGAGAAGGCGATCGGGTCGTTGTGAAGGTGGTCAACCATATTCAGAACAATATCACCATCCACTG GCATGGCATCCGGCAGCTTCAAAGTCAGTGGGCCGACGGCCCAGCATACATAACCCAGTGCCCCATCCAGACGGGCCAAAGCTACGTCTACGACTTCACAATAACAGGGCAGAGAGGCACGCTCTGGTGGCACGCTCACCACTCCTGGCTGAGGGCCACGGTCTACGGACCCTTCATCATCCTCCCCAAGCGTGGCGCCTCTTACCCCTTCCCCAAACCCCACAAAGAAGTTCCCATGCTCCTCG GTGAATGGTTTAACGAAGACCCTGAGGCTATCATTTCCCAGGCCCTTCAGACCGGTGCAGGCCCAAATGTCTCCGAAGCTCACACAATTAATGGTCTGCCTGGTCCTCTGTACAATTGCTCCGCCAAAG ATACGTTCAAGCTGAAGGTGAAGCCCGGAAAGACGTACCTCCTCCGGCTGATCAACGCTGCACTCAACGACGACCTCTACTTCAGCATTGCCAACCACTCCATGACCGTCGTCGAGACCGACGCCAGCTACGTGAAGCCCTTCGACACGGACACCATCCTCATCGGGCCAGGCGAAACCACCAATGTTCTCCTCCGCGCCAAGCCTGCCTCACCAAATGCCACCTTCTTCATGGCTGCCAGGACCTACAACACCGGTCTCGGCACCATCGACAACACCACCGTCGCTGGCCTCCTCGAGTACTCGTGCACTTCGTCCAGCTCCATCAAAAAGCTCCCGCTCCTCAAACCAACCCTCCCAGCTATCAACGACACTGCCGCTGCTGCAAACTTCAGCACCAAGTTGCGCAGCCTGGCGAGCACGCAGTTTCCGGCCAATGTGCCCCGAACCGTGGACCGGCGTTTCTACTTCACCGTCGGGCTCGGCACGAGACCGTGCCCCAAGAACCAGACATGCCAGGGGCCCAATGGGACCAAGTTCGCTGCATCCATCAACAACGTGTCGTTTGTTTTCCCATCCATGGCTCTCCTCCAGGCCCATTACCTGGCGCGGTCCAACGGGGTCTACACGAGCGACTTCCCCCACAACCCTCCGTTCCCATTCAACTACACCGGGACTCCACCGAACAACACCTTTGTGAGAAACGGGACCAGGGCGGTGGTGCTTCCCTTCAACACGAACGTGGAGCTAGTCATGCAGGACACCAGCATTCAAGGTGCGGAGAGCCACCCATTGCACCTCCATGGCTACAACTTCTTCATCGTCGGCCAAGGCTCCGGTAACTACGACCCCGTCAACGATCCAGCCCGGTTCAATCTTGTGGACCCGGTCGAGAGGAACACTGCCGGAGTGCCGTCCGGCGGATGGATTGCCATCCGATTCCGGGCTGATAACCCAG GTGTGTGGCTCATGCACTGCCACTTCGACGTGCACCTGAGCTGGGGACTGGTGATGGCGTGGGTCGTCAACGACGGGGCACTCCCCGGACAGAAGCTGCCACCACCGCCGTCCGATCTTCCGAAGTGCTGA
- the LOC103704159 gene encoding laccase-17-like — MSAPLPPSKVSMGAFLLALSVVLVLPEMSAGITRHYMFNVRLQNVTRLCHTKSMVTVNGQFPGPRIVVREGDQVVVKVINHVQNNITIHWHGVRQLRSGWADGPAYITQCPIQTGQSYVYNFTVVGQRGTLWWHAHHSWLRATVYGPIVILPARGVRYPFPNPYKEVPILFGEWFNEDPEAVIAQALQTGGGPNVSEAYTINGFPGPLSNCSAKAQDTFKLKVKPGKTYLLRLINAALNDDLFFSIANHYMTVVETDANYVKPFETDTILIGPGETTNVLLRTKPASPNATFFMAARPYNTGLGTFDNTTVAGLLEYTSTSSSSMKKLPLLKPTLPAINDTAAAANFSSKLRSLASTQFPANVARTVDRRFYFTVGLGTRPCPKNQTCQGPNGTKFAASVNNVSFSLPSMALLQAHYQGQSKGVYTTDFPNNPPFPFNYTGTPPNNTFVSNGTKVVVLPFNTSVELVMQDTSIQGAESHPLHLHGHNIYIVGQGFGNYNPLKDPARFNLVDPVERNTAGVPSGGWIAIRFRADNPGVWLMHCHFDVHLSWGLTMAWVVNDGALPGQKLPPPPSDLPKC, encoded by the exons ATGAGtgcccctcttcctccttcaaAAGTCTCCATGGGAGCTTTTCTTCTTGCCTTGAGTGTTGTCCTAGTGCTCCCAGAGATGTCGGCAGGCATTACGAGGCACTATATGTTTAAT GTAAGGCTGCAAAATGTGACACGACTGTGTCACACCAAGAGCATGGTGACGGTGAACGGGCAGTTTCCAGGGCCTCGGATCGTAGTCAGAGAAGGTGATCAGGTTGTTGTGAAGGTGATCAACCATGTCCAGAACAATATCACCATACATTG GCATGGCGTTCGGCAGCTTCGAAGTGGCTGGGCGGATGGCCCGGCATACATAACCCAGTGCCCAATCCAAACAGGCCAGAGCTATGTCTACAACTTCACAGTAGTTGGCCAGAGAGGAACCCTATGGTGGCACGCTCACCACTCTTGGCTCCGGGCCACGGTCTATGGACCCATCGTCATCCTCCCGGCGCGCGGCGTTCGGTACCCATTCCCCAATCCCTACAAAGAAGTCCCCATTCTCTTTG GGGAGTGGTTCAATGAAGACCCCGAGGCCGTCATCGCCCAGGCTCTTCAGACTGGTGGAGGCCCAAATGTCTCTGAAGCTTATACGATAAATGGGTTTCCTGGTCCCCTTTCCAATTGTTCAGCCAAAGCGCAAG ATACTTTCAAGCTAAAAGTGAAGCCCGGAAAGACGTACCTCCTCCGGCTGATCAACGCTGCACTCAACGACGACCTCTTCTTCAGCATTGCCAACCACTACATGACCGTCGTGGAGACCGACGCCAACTACGTGAAGCCCTTTGAAACGGACACCATCCTCATCGGGCCAGGCGAAACCACCAATGTTCTCCTCCGCACCAAGCCCGCCTCCCCAAATGCCACCTTCTTCATGGCTGCGAGGCCCTACAATACCGGTCTCGGCACCTTCGACAACACCACCGTCGCTGGCCTCCTCGAGTACACGTCCACTTCATCCAGCTCCATGAAAAAGCTCCCGCTCCTCAAACCAACCCTCCCAGCCATCAATGACACTGCCGCTGCGGCAAACTTCAGCAGCAAGTTGCGCAGCCTAGCGAGCACGCAGTTTCCGGCCAATGTGGCCCGAACCGTGGACCGGCGTTTCTACTTCACCGTCGGGCTCGGCACGAGGCCGTGCCCCAAGAACCAGACATGCCAAGGGCCCAATGGGACCAAGTTCGCCGCATCGGTGAACAACGTGTCGTTTTCCTTGCCCTCCATGGCTCTCCTCCAGGCCCATTACCAGGGGCAGTCCAAGGGGGTCTACACGACCGACTTCCCCAACAACCCTCCATTCCCATTCAACTACACTGGGACCCCACCGAACAACACCTTTGTGAGCAATGGGACCAAGGTGGTCGTGCTGCCTTTCAACACAAGCGTGGAGCTAGTCATGCAGGACACCAGCATTCAAGGTGCTGAGAGCCACCCATTGCACCTCCATGGCCACAACATCTACATCGTCGGCCAAGGCTTCGGTAACTACAACCCACTCAAGGATCCCGCCAGGTTCAATCTTGTGGACCCGGTCGAGAGGAACACCGCAGGAGTGCCGTCCGGCGGATGGATTGCCATCCGATTCCGGGCTGATAACCCAG GTGTGTGGCTCATGCATTGCCACTTCGACGTGCACCTGAGCTGGGGACTGACGATGGCGTGGGTGGTCAATGACGGGGCACTCCCCGGACAGAAGCTGCCGCCACCACCATCCGATCTTCCGAAGTGCTGA